A genome region from Glycine max cultivar Williams 82 chromosome 5, Glycine_max_v4.0, whole genome shotgun sequence includes the following:
- the NAC160 gene encoding NAC domain-containing protein 2, whose product MRGCFVLLKPYEFTVGAPPGKERKLQFVDNPNGLFSAQAAPKPPAAVLFLLRHPTFMFMDKDANSKIQLPPGFRFHPSDEELIVHYLRNKVTSSPFPTSFIAEIDLYNYNPWELPSKALFREDEWYFFTPRDRKYPNGVRPNRAAASGYWKAIGTDKPIFTSCGIKSIVVKKALVFYKGRPPKGSKTDWIMHEYRLHDSTISNSKQGGSMRYCKVTTEEETLKSMMASLEEEMDEEEEVESSPVPPMQKKAQPVQRC is encoded by the exons ATGCGTGGGTGCTTTGTTCTCTTAAAGCCGTATGAATTCACAGTGGGAGCTCCACCGGGAAAGGAAAGGAAGCTTCAATTTGTTGACAACCCAAATGGTTTATTCTCTGCTCAAGCAGCACCAAAACCTCCAGCTGCTGT GTTGTTCCTCCTGAGGCATCCTACCTTCATGTTCATGGATAAAGATGCTAATTCAAAAATCCAACTCCCTCCTGGATTTAGATTCCACCCTTCTGATGAGGAGCTAATTGTTCACTATCTGAGAAACAAAGTGACATCATCACCCTTTCCTACTTCATTCATAGCAGAAATAGATCTTTACAACTATAATCCATGGGAGCTCCCAA GCAAAGCTTTGTTTAGGGAGGATGAGTGGTATTTCTTTACTCCTAGAGACAGGAAGTATCCCAATGGAGTGAGGCCTAATAGAGCAGCTGCTTCTGGTTATTGGAAGGCTATTGGGACTGACAAACCCATTTTCACTTCCTGTGGGATAAAGAGCATTGTTGTCAAGAAGGCACTCGTGTTCTACAAGGGTCGTCCACCAAAGGGATCGAAAACCGAttggatcatgcatgagtataGATTGCATGATTCCACAATCTCCAATTCCAAGCAAGGAGGGTCCATGAGA TATTGTAAAGTCACCACCGAAGAGGAGACTCTGAAATCAATGATGGCATCGCTGGAAGAAGAAatggatgaagaagaagaagttgaatCGTCACCGGTTCCACCGATGCAGAAGAAAGCACAACCGGTTCAACGATGTTGA